The region ACTTCTTGCTCCAATTTTCACCAAGATGGAGTTGCGTACCCTCCCCCAATATGAAGCAATGGCAAGGAGAAAACTAAGTGAACCATTCTTCAGGTATTACTCGCTATCTTCAGGAGAAGGTCTGACAAAACGGGACAGTGAAGACGCTTTCAAAAGGTAGGTCTATGACTCTGTATACACTTTACATCCGAGTGCGTTATCTGTAAACTCGTTTGTCCGGAAATATTATCAACTGACCTATGGACAACTGGACGATAGGGAACTCTGACGGCCTTTGTTGTCAACAATAGACTTTTCACCAGATACGAAGacttgaatacatgtacatgataagaaagaaaatcaagGGCTTTACATCAGTAATATAATAGTGCACAATCTGTGGGTCTAACCCATCGGAAAGAAACCGGGTTATTCTCAAGCTGCCTTCAGTTTACACAGGTTTTTGCAAATGTGCCCAAGCCCCATCGGACGTCCTGTAGCTGGCCATGCCCCCCCAAGAACCCCGGGCAAACTGGTGGAGTGCAGATGGGAGGGCGCTTGGCCCCCTCCCCAATTTTCCCACGAccaagaaggaaaagagaaaattataatcttaaaATCTATGACAAAGTAGGAtttctgtaataaaaatgttaaattgttttctcgctcattttttttaaacagcaaATCGACATTAGTCTATCTACCTTTAtgtgtttaaaaacaaaagttCAGTAATAGGCCTCTCAGATCAGAAACTATAACCTAActccattttatttattattaaccTGACTAAACTGGTCAGTAAATGGCAACCTGTCTGTGCTGCTATGGTACTGTCATTGGGGCTCATGAAAGATGAATAACAAATACAGTTCTGGTTACCAAGCGGCTCATGAATGTGTTGCGGGAGTTTTGCCAAGGATCTGAATGCAAAGTCCATCATCACGTGACCCTTCGACTAAGATaatgatcaattttttttatctcatttacaGGTATAGATTTCGGCCACTCCTACTCGAGGATGTGTCTTGCATTCGACTATCAACTGAGGTCTTAGGTCAAGCTATCAGTATGCCTATATGTATATCGCCAACAGGAGCTCATCGCCTAGCTAATATTGATGCGGAAAAGGCCACAGCACAGGGTTTGTATAATTGTTAATTAACCTTAACATTGAAAGAAGgatcaagttcaagtttatttgtATAAGGTCAAGCACAGAGCCCGCAACTTCCGTCAGAATAAGTTTAAGGCAGGCCATATCATGAGCATCACTATTTGCGCCTTCAttttcatcactatcatcatcatgatgaacGTAATGAAGTTAATCACGTTAATTCAGAAATGACTGAATAATTCTTTTTCGCTGTCCAAGTAAATGCTGTCCATGCAGATAGCTTATTCTATTCCTTTCGAATTAATGTATTCTTATTCAAAGGAGCGCTCGAGGCAGAAACCCTCATGATCCAGAGCTGCTTTTCTCACGAAAGATTCTCACAAGTTGCACGTGCTGCTCCGGGCGGGCTCCGCTGGTGTCAAGTGTACATTTTTAAAGATCGCCCAGTGACACTGCATCTTATCAGGGAGGCTGAGAGGGCGGGCTATAGGGCAGTGGTTCTTACCATGGATTCTCCGTTAACTGGATTTAAAGCTAGCGAGGCTGGCCGTGATTACATGTGCTTCAGACATGATGAATATAGGTAAGGTAATCCTATACTCCAACCATTTGTATGAATTTAAGTTTGTGTATGATAATCCATTTATGGCATGCCATGTATGCAGTAGAAGTCGTGTTCCATCAATTCTTGGGCGGATACAggatttttcaagggggggggcacactttcccaagaaaaaaatgacaagccaataaaaagttttcactagaaaatgaagataattttgtcccatccccctggatccgccactgcatCAGTTGTTTCGtagaaatattcatttttagaaGTGTACTGCAATACTTCGCCCATTTTCAGAAGTTTGCAAGGTTTCGTCGTGATCGTTATGAGGTATTCTGATTCTGTTGTTTCATTGACtgcaatttacatgtatcattaaTAATGTATGATTTCTTGTGGATAAAACTTGTCAACATTATCAAACGGTCTCTCTTTTGGTATCAGTTAACCCGATTGAATGAATTAAGAACCTTTAACGGTATAATTTACTTTTGattttattacaattttgataaaaacagGTTTATGGGGAGCGTTTTATGAAAGAACTCGGACGTTTCCGACAAGTCACGTTTAATCACAGAGTTACTGTTGTAGCAGTGCTTTTCAGCTATTTAAAATCAGAGGGAAGTTGTCTGATCCGACAACTTGTCGACGAAAATGttgaagaaaataatgcttTTCTGATGCTCTTTGTATGGTTTATCATACTATTATCTTATGTTCCTGAACAGATATGTTAATATGGAAATGGACTCGTCCAAGTCCCAGGCCGCATCGAAGAAAGCTGGAGATCCAACACTCTTTGCTCATTTCGGATTAGACATGGATAGTACCGTCACGTGGGATGATGTCAGGTGGCTCAAAACTGTGACGTCTCTGCCTATCGTCTGCAAAGGCATTCTTACAGGTTTGGACTTTGCCATTCCCAAACAATTTAGAATTGGAAGTACTGTCATTTTTTGCTTGACTTTTTTATGCCCCTGGGTAAATTATGAAATCACGTGCTCTTCCATGAGCGAAGTGTCCAAGCGGCTattcgtcaaaatttcaaataagaAAGGCGAAAGGGAAGGCACATTGTGTCACTCATAGAGAAAATCGTTATGCGAGCTATTAAAGcaactggaaaaaaaacatgctgTTTTAATCCTcagaatataattttgaatacaTTTACCATGTTTTCTATTTGAATAAGGACACAAAATGCAAAGTCTTTATATTTGTTCTCCTCttccctatatatatatatatatatatatatatatgtgtgtgtatgtgtgtgtgtgtgtgtgtgtgtgtgtggatgtgagggtgtgagggtgtgggtgtgtgtgtgtgtatatatatatatatatatatatatatacatccacaccctcacacacatacaccatACCTACCAGACCATAGAAATCTTCAGCTTTTCTGAAATTTTCCCCATGTACATGAACTTTATTCAGGTGAGGCAGCTCGAAAGGCGGCTAATGTTGGGGCAGATGCCATCCTCGTATCTGCTCATGGTGGAAGGCAACTGGATGGGGTACCTGCTCCCGTGAGTTATATTTTGTCAGTTTTAGTGGaatctgattttgattgtgCTCTTGAGGTATTAATTCCATTTAAAACACTTACGCATGTTATTCGACATTATGTGTGAGTGTGGGAGGGGAAGGCTACATGGAATATCGAGTTCTTGAACCACAGCGCTAGTCGATACGCGGCGGTGTTCCACATAGACCGCGATGCCTGCTATGAACAGCTACACGGGGTCGTTTTGGCGGGAAGGTGAAATAATTCAAACTTTAAACTACGAAATATGGCCTATCCTACGATTTCAATACGTAGAAGTGAAACAATGTAAAGACTGGCCTATCCTACGTTTTCAATACTAACAAGTAAAACAACGAAATAAGGGCCTACCAGAAGATTTAAATATTTGGAAGTAAATTAACGAAATATGGGCCTAGCCTACGATTTCAATACTTAGAAGTGAAACACCCTCGCCCCGCTTGAATTAATAAATCCTCTCCGAAATTGACTTCCAGATTGGAATTCATTATAGGTTAAAGGTTAAAGGTTAAACCAAACTAATATTTTACTGCAGCGTTAGTTTAATTAAACGAAATGATTTAactaaaaatcataaatgaatttGGCATAATTTTCCAGGAGTAAACGAGTGCAATTGCTATTCCTTTTTATCCACGAGATTAATTATTACAATGGTaaacaatgtttgtattgcTGTAGCGACCGGATGATAAAGACAACCATCCCTTTGTATCTTAACAACAGATTGATGCTTTGGCTGAGGTAGTAGATGCGGTTCGAGGTTGTAAGATAGAAGTATATATGGACGGAGGGGTTCGAAGAGGAACAGATGTTCTTAAGGCTCTCGCAAGGGGAGCAAAGGCAGTATTTATTGGACGACCTGTTCTATGGGGATTGGCGTGTGAAGTAAGTGAAAAGACTGTATAACTGACACGTATTTGGTATAGTATGGCGATATAATGgcattaaaagaaataaacaaaatactttTGCTTGTATAATGGGATTATTCGCATTTATGAACTGCTTTTTTGTgtgcgctaaagagaagagacgattaaaaaaaaagaattcatcatAATTTCTTTCTTGTATATTGGGATTATACGCATTTATGGACCGCGTATTTTTCGTGCTCGCTAATgagaagagacaaaatatatgacaatttttatgaaacaagtAATGACATCcacctgggccccgttgcataaaagttgtcattatggcaactttgccatccaatggtaacttgtctggaatccttgattgtgattggttgGTGATCAACGGTATTTACcaatggatggcaaagttaccataatagtaacgtTTATGTAACCTAATACAGATTCTGTCTTATCTCTGAGAAAAGACATACCAAGAAAATACGAAAATACCCTGATCAGAATACCAGAAAAGGGTTTCGTATTGTTGAACTTTTGTTAAATTGTCATACGTAAAGATGTAGCTATAGGGGATTATGTTGCTCGCAACTAATAACATTCCACATTTTATATTTCGATATATTTAAGAACTTTTATTGCGCATTGACATgttaaaaacatacatgtaggtctataaTACTTATCTACTCACAGATTAAAGGTGAAAAATCcttttattttgaaagaataaaTAGCAGACGATATATTTAAGATAACCTTGGGATACGAGAGTGTATAGGACTAAAATGTTAGAAAAATTCTacttaaaaacacaaaaattcctgcagcagagtctcgagaacacctgaaATCTTACCGCACTTTGTAATGTCacatgcatttgtgtaaaattacagaaaatttgtatttggtgtatgtagCCTCAGACttacaaatatattataataaaaCTGCTTTCCCCTTTTTATAAAACAGACCTATTCtgttaaattgtagaaaatCTTTCCCGTTATAACAATTCATGATTTAGttatttctttctgtaaaaaaaactgtttttttttcttctttagaatCGTGTGTTTTTTCTTACAGTGTGCTAAAAAGTAgaaatcacatttaaaaacaGAAAACTTCTTTTTGTACCgtgtttttttgcttgtcaaatctttTATAACCAAAATCACCTTCACTTTGTAAAATCCCTTTGtttgcttgtcacattttttttaaaccagcaacGGCTTTTAAAAATTGTTCCCAGTGTCCTGCTAATTGATATGGATTTTATATATTCATACTTTTTATTGCATCTAACTTTCTTCTCTCAAACTAATGTGTGGATAAATTGAATATCATCTGTTAAAGATTTGTATGACAAGAGcagaaaacatattttgctCAATGGGACATGCGTGATACAAGACAAGTTTTTAAACAAGATTTATAATTTTTAGCATAGTTATAAACATCATCATCGATATCTCCATTTGGTTTGAAATGATTTACTGGGGAATTTGGGTATTATGCTcttttaaattataaaaattgaGATTCattgtatatcattattttcagggCGCCAGTGGTGTGAGCAATGTGTTAAAAATCTTGCGACAAGAACTTCGATATGCGATGGGGCTTTGTGGTAAGCATGACATTAGGCCACACACaggaaaaaaacactttttaatGTTAAACAGCACtgtttgatatttaaaacttaCAAGGTTTTTTAATCTGGTGAATGACAAATAAATGTAAAGCTGAGGCTCGCTCATGTGATGATAAAATAAACgtataaattatttaaaaattaataGTAATTTTGTGTAAGTATATCGAATGTGCGAGTATTTACAAAGCGCAATATCCACTCGTGCGCATGATGAACATAAATATATTCAAGTTATGTTCATACGTTTACATCAATTGAATAGCGCTATGCATTACTTGTTAAAGATGTATCATAAACTTAAGTTTTGCAGGAAGCACTTCTTATACCTTGTTCATGACATTGTGTTTTAAGTATTAACATCTTTCAGCATTTGCTATTACCATGTCGGAGCTTATAAAATAAGAATGATACGATTGCTGTGTCGGCTCTTTTCATGTTTTCTCTTCGCCTTGCCATCCATCATGAAAAGTCGTCTTCTTCCGCCCGTTAATCATCTTGTATTAGGAATAAGAGTCTTACCAATTCCAAGAGTTGTGACCAGTTAATAGCTCGTGCGCATTCTGAATCATGAATTAGGAGGATATCtgtttgaaataatgaaatcattCACGTTCAATCCACGTCATGTTGAGCGTGAGGTGATTTATTTAGTCGAAAACTTCTTTCCAACGTTTTTTAACATTTCCTCGGAATtttattcttgtttttcttaatttcataaTCACATGCAATGCCACACaaattttggggggggggtgatgaagaaaaaataaagaaaagggtaaGCTTACAATGGGTATGCGGGTGCCGAAAGCTAAAGAGAAAACAGAGAGGAGAGTATAATGTAGATCGGAGTGAGAGAGTATTGTCTATTTCTACTCAAGATGCTCGAGAGGTGcggtggccgagtggtctaaggcgcctgactaGACATTTGAAAGTACGGGGTCCGATCCTCAGTCACGAAACCTGTGCCCCTGAGCACTCAATctacattcaaattcaaataaatgtttttaaggGGGGTATCTATGTGTGCATTTGTCATAAAATGCTCAAGTGACATTACATGAAGGaatgaaatttgaagaaaaaaaaaacgggggctgAACGGGCTCCAGCCGTCCCCATTTTTGATTTATTAAACGTGTAAACATTTAAAAACGACCAGCTCCCTCTCCTATTTCGCCTCATCCTACCACCATGACCACTTCAAAAACCGCTCCACTGCCCCTGTCCTtgcccgcatacattcgtatattccgaagctttgttattccgaaggttcgttattccgaaggttcgtgtttgcgaaggttcgttagtccgaaaacgaaatgagatcgtaattccgaaggttcgtttgtccgaaaacgaagtgaggttcgtaattccgaaggttcgttaatccgaaaacgaaatgaggttcgtatttccgaaggttcgttagtaggaaaacgaaatgattaacgaaccttatttcgttttcggattatcgaacctccggaataacgaaccttcggaataacgccacaaatgttcggattaacgaacccttttacgttttcggattaacgaacatcgaggtataggcaatttacgtgtttcggaattacgaagtgtaaccgttctTGCCGAATGTCAGTAGAAATACCTCATACAGTGCATTTTGAATTCCGCATTGGCAATGCTAGAAGATGTAATAAAacattatacagatattgactaatggggtgtgtaatataaacattctttggaccaccggatttgtattttcccgaagcgcgcagcgctgagggaaaatatgatcacgagggaaaatattaatcctttaggtggtccaaagaatgtttttttttacacatcccatcagtcaatatctgttatattagatagcctctaatgatgaagataaagttaggcctaacgtgcagcatgtttatgatattcacagtgattgattgaactggtatatatctaacgttagatcttgatctatagatatctaagtaacgttagtctaacgcagtgaatgacccttttctattcaaatcaactttgtttaggcctagccctagatctaaatctaagttcgagcccagtccaggtccaggacccaaggcaggccgataatgcatggtaacatctaatccacaagagggcgccatacacgtaaaaagatattttcatggaccggttggtcaatatattcatcgaaggtggaccggctgggaaaatacatagATTTCGAtaatatcacgtgacgcgctatggaccaatcacgcttggctatctgtcttggctatctaatataatgTATTATTATATCCTCTGTTTGCCTCGTGGGTTCCATGATATTTGCTCCGGCAACGTTAATTGCTCCGCTGTAAATTTCACACACTAACTCACTAATGGACTGACCAACTTCCACCTTTGATTTAAtactataccctatcctaagcCTCAACCTAACATAAAAACCCTTTTGCAACCCTAAGCCTAACCATAATCTTTGACGAAATAAAGACGAAACAAAGTCCGGAGTAATTGTCGTCGGAGCAAATGAGCGTCTGTTgataaacaagaaaatattgGCATACAGTGCAGGGTCCAGTAGAGAGCAAATGTGGAGTGACAAAACAATGTCATGGGTTTGTTGGGTTGATTTCATCACTATGTCTGATGTCCTCATTTGCAGGTTGTTCCGATGTCAATGATATCCCCGAAGACGTCGTTGTGCATGAATCTTATTATCACCAGCCGAGGCCAAAACTATGACGTCAACTTTCGGCGGGAGAAAGAGATGGAGTGCGTGATATCGCCCGTGTTCGCGTATGAGATACAAGTCGATTTGGTATATTTTCTGGAGCTGCCAGATCATAGCCAAATTTTCCATAAACGCAATGTTCTGacaattttcacattttacatgaATTATGTTACAAACATTGGTTTTGCTTTCCTGTTAATTGAATAGAGTAGAAAAGAAATGTAATGTACGGTTTTGTGAAATGAGTTCGTGATACCGATGAATGGCCAACAGCTTTGATTGTAACAAATATATGTTTGCTTGATGCATGGGATTTAGGGAGACTTAAATTGTAGTCCGGTTTGGCAACTAATGCAACGAGTTTTGTACAGCTCATCCCGAGTACATGACAAATGTCAAATTGAAACCTGTaaatttgcaatgattttattgGCACAAGATAAATACAGGACAGAGTCACAAAAGGAACCCCTTAGCTCGCTGTTAATCATAGTGGAAATTAAAGTCTTAGACAACAGACAAGCATACTGTCGGCAAGGTCAAAGATCGCATGGCAAATTTTAcatattgcataaaaaaatgtcGGGATTGTAGTCACAGATAATTTATTGTGACATTACATTCATAAGTACACATTATTGTCTATTTgtataataaatgaattaaaactcGATATCTTGGTTCAAGTGCAGTTAATTGTGTCATAATTTTGTCTAGGGGTATGGCTATCATCTGGGTCTGTCCAGGGATATCTTCCATTGCCCAATAATGACGCTGGAGAGAACCAATACAAATTGCCATCTAATGACGTCCTCATTGTATACGTCCAACACAATATCAGAATGGTGTgtgatgttaaaggtcaagtccacctcagaaaaatgttgatttgaatcaatagggaaaaatcagacaagcacgatgcttaaaatttcatcaaaatcggatgtaaaataagaaagttatgacatttcaaagtttcgcttatatttaacaaaatagttatatgaacgagccagttccatccaaatgagagagtcgatgatgtcactcactcactatttcttttgttttttactgtttgaattatacaatatttcagtttttacaaatttggtgattaggacctccttgcctgaagcacaaaatgttaaaataatggaattccacgtgttcattgaggaatgaaattttatgtcacatgacaatgacgagaaaataaaaatatttcataattcatataataaaatacaaaagaaatagtgagtgagtggtgTCATCAgatccctcatttgcataacgaccgagatttgcatataactgttttgtggaatgaagcgaaaatttaaaatgtcataactttcttattttacatccgattttgatgaaattttcagtgttatgctggttgaatttttctgtttttattcaaatcaagtttttgttggggtggacttgtcctttaagaccAACCATGCTAGGTTAACAGTGTCTAATGAAAATAGTTCTCTACCGGGACAATCGAATCCGGGCCCCAACGTAAGACTGTAAGGAACCCCGCCGCAGTCTAGTGGATATTTCTCACCAATAATTTCACAAAGGGAAGGAAGATCTTGTAATCCTGTACTGACTCAAGCTACGCTCACAATTATTTCTCTATTCACATCTATTTCACAACATATTCCAAAAAGTTATCAAAGCTGTTTTACATGTCATATCTTACTTGTATTACACTTGAATGCATATGCATGCCTACCATATCTGAGCATACGCTGCAGCTGAGGCATGACGTCTGGTAATTGTTCAAAACAAATATATGTGTTGGTCGGTTGGATGGGCTTCTTCCTATCCACTGACCCATCTCCGTGGTCTAGTGGTAATGCACCGACATCTCAAAGCTGGGTCCCGGTTCTATTCTCAGCAGAGACAGTTTTTCGGCTGCGTCAAAATTTTCAACAATGGAGAATAGTTCTATATAGCCATGATAGCTCTTTGGCACTTTATTACAACAATACGAAGTTTACTTTTGTTCTCTATGCACATTTATTCCACGAGACTCCCCCCTAGTTAATCCTAGATCCATCCCTGCATggtatagtagtatagtatttatttttcCGATCCAGAATACATAAAAAAGGACAAATACCTACATATATAAGAGTGAGAGGaacaacaaaatggaatcggCTGGATTACCCATATACCCATATACCCACGACACTGCTGGTCTTCCATGTGGTCCAGAAAAGATGCTAATTAGAACTGTTATATttacaagcaaacaaacaaacaataaataaaggATATGAGTGTACACGAGTAATCTATATAATCTAAACGATAAAAGACATGATCATAACTATGCTAGCAATATAATAAAAAGGTGATTGTTAATATTATATGATTACACataattaatataaataaaaatcagaggagagatagagagagagaaaaaaaaatacttcatatTTTCCAACACCACGCTTTGGAGTAATTTTGCCCCCTTATCAAAATACTTACCCTGTCCCAATACGCCCCTGCTGTTCATGAACTCGGCACACCGCTCAAATAAAATGAGCAAAGGAAGAGCAAAGTACGATTCCGTATTCCGAAGTGCATTGTCAATATCAAACACGAGTATTAATGTTATACCTCAGTCTGCATGGCACAAGTTCGTTCAATATGTCGGATGTCCTTGACAAACCTCGCAACATCCAGCAGTATGAAGATGGAGCACAGAAGGTATTGCCTCCATCATACTTTCGACATTATAACTACCCAGGACCTGCCGGTCAAACAT is a window of Lytechinus variegatus isolate NC3 chromosome 2, Lvar_3.0, whole genome shotgun sequence DNA encoding:
- the LOC121409751 gene encoding hydroxyacid oxidase 1-like, producing MELRTLPQYEAMARRKLSEPFFRYYSLSSGEGLTKRDSEDAFKRYRFRPLLLEDVSCIRLSTEVLGQAISMPICISPTGAHRLANIDAEKATAQGALEAETLMIQSCFSHERFSQVARAAPGGLRWCQVYIFKDRPVTLHLIREAERAGYRAVVLTMDSPLTGFKASEAGRDYMCFRHDEYRYVNMEMDSSKSQAASKKAGDPTLFAHFGLDMDSTVTWDDVRWLKTVTSLPIVCKGILTGEAARKAANVGADAILVSAHGGRQLDGVPAPIDALAEVVDAVRGCKIEVYMDGGVRRGTDVLKALARGAKAVFIGRPVLWGLACEGASGVSNVLKILRQELRYAMGLCGCSDVNDIPEDVVVHESYYHQPRPKL